A region of the Sphingobium sp. HWE2-09 genome:
TCCGCAAACGCGAAGCGGCCACTGCGCTGCGCCGCTTGGCGGGCCGCGAAGCCCCGCCGCCGCTTTATCTCGGCTGGAAGGACGCCGCCCCTGCCCAACCGGGTAGCCGTGCGTTCGATCGCGCCGCGCAGACCCTCGCCGCGCTGTGCCGCCGCAAGCGCATCGACGCCTTGGCGGTCACCGCGTTGCATGAACCACATTGCGATCATGCCGCCGCCGCGCGACTGGCTTACGCGATCCAGAAATGTGCCAAACGCGGCATGATCGTGGCGGAATATCTGGTCTGGTCGGATGCACCAGCGGCCCGGTCCCATCGCACGCTAAGCACCGCGCCGATGCTGGCGGGCCAACGGCGCCACGCCCTGTCCGCGCACCGCAGCCAACTCACCCCTTCGCACGGCCCCGGTTTCCGATTGCCCATGGAACGCCGCCGGATGCCCACCCGCGACACCCTCTATCTACGGAAAGCGCCATGACGCGACATAAGCAAAGCCTGGACGCGGCCTATTTCGAAGGCATGTTTCAGGGGGCTGCCGATCCCTGGGATCTGGAAACCAGCCCCTATGAACAGGCCAAATATGCCCGCACGCTGCAAGCGCTGAACGACCGCA
Encoded here:
- a CDS encoding PIG-L deacetylase family protein; translated protein: MVRHGQPLARQRLRWLILAPHADDETLGAGALIAQSASAGLFAGLIYLTDGSGSHADPVGNLVTVRKREAATALRRLAGREAPPPLYLGWKDAAPAQPGSRAFDRAAQTLAALCRRKRIDALAVTALHEPHCDHAAAARLAYAIQKCAKRGMIVAEYLVWSDAPAARSHRTLSTAPMLAGQRRHALSAHRSQLTPSHGPGFRLPMERRRMPTRDTLYLRKAP